In Streptomyces sp. NBC_00344, the genomic window CTGGAGACCGAGCTGATCCCACGGGCCGGATACCGGCTGCACACCGTCGACATGATCCCGTTCGACCCGTCACTGGGTGCACGGCGCTATCTGCTCCCCGCCGCGCTGCTCAGGTCCGGTGCGCAGTGCCGAACGGTCCTGCGGATGCAGCGCGCCCAGGTCGCGGTCGGCATGGGCGGATATCCGAGCGCGCCGGTCATCCTCGGGGCGCGGATGGCGGGGGTGCCGAGCGTGATCCACGAGTCCAACGCCGTCCCGGGCCGGGCCAACCAGTTCGCGGCCCGCCTTACCCCGAACATTGCCGTCGCCTTCGATCGCAGCCGCGCTCACCTGTCCGGCGGTGAGCACGCCGACACCGTCGGCATGCCGATCGCCGCGGGGCTCGCCGTCCTCGACCGGGCCGCACTGCGCGAAGAGGCGCGACGGGCCTTCGCGATACCTGACGGCGCCCGGGTGCTCCTCTTCAACGGAGGCAGCCTCGGCGCGGCCCGGCTCACCGAGGCCGCGGTCGGGCTCGCCTCCCGCTGGCGCCACCGGGAGGACGTGCACCTGTTGATCAAGACTGGCCCTGCGGCCCTGGAGGCGACGCGGCAGCGGCTCTCCGACGCCGGTGCCGGGCAGGTCGCCCGAGCCCTGGCATACCTCGACCGGATGGATCTCGCGTACGCGGTCGCCGATCTGGTCGTCTGCCGGGCAGGCTCGGCAACCGTTGCCGAACTGGCCACGGTTGGAGTCCCAGCCGTCCTCGTGCCGTACCCGCACGCCCCCGGCGACCACCAGACACACAACGCCCGGGTGCTGTCCGATGCGGGCGCCGCGCACCTGCTACCGGATGCCGAGACGACCGCCGACCGGCTGGCCTCCCTCGTCGAACCGCTGCTCGCAGTACCCGACCGGCTTGCCGTGATGGGTCGCGCCGCCGATCCGGGCCATCACGCAAGGGCGGCGGACCTGCTCGCCGCCAAGGTCATCCGTCTGGCCCAAACCGCCCCTTCGTACGACATGGAGAAGCCCGCATGAGCATCAACTGGAACAGCCGTACCGTCCTGGTCACCGGGGCCGAAGGATTCATCGGCTCGACGCTGGTCGACATGCTGGTCGACCGCGGAGCGACCGTCCGCGCGATGGTCCACTACAAGCCTTACGCGGAGAAGGGGTATCTCGCTCGCTACCTCGGCGACCCGCACAGCTCTGTCGAGATAATCGCCGGTGACATTGGCGACGCGGGCCGGGTGATGGACGCCGTGGCCGGCTGCGACACCGTGTTCCACCTTGCCGCGCTGATCGGTATCCCCTACAGCTACGACGCCCCGGGGGCCTACGTACGGACGAACATCGTCGGCACCGAGAACGTGGCGGAGGCGTGCCGCCGCCACTCGGTCCGCAGGCTGCTGCACACCTCCACGAGCGAGGTGTACGGGACCGCGCTGACGGCTCCCATCAGCGAGAGCCACCCGCTGCAGCCGCAGTCCCCGTACTCCGCGTCGAAAATCGGTGCGGACATGATGGCGCTGTCGCACTGGCACGCCTTCGAACTTCCGGTGACCGTGGTCCGCCCGTTCAACACCTACGGACCTAGGCAGTCCGCACGCGCCGTCATCCCCACCATTCTCGCCCAGCTGCACTCCGGCGCAACGAAGATCAGGCTCGGTTCGCTGACGCCCACCCGCGACTTCACCTACGTCACGGACACGGCAGCCGGATTCCTGGCCATGGCGGACTGCGACCGGGCCATCGGCACCTCCGTCAACCTGGGCACCGGCCGGGAGATCTCCATCAGGGACCTGGCGAGCGCACTGATCGCCGCGTCGGGGCGGGACGCCGAGGTGGTCGTGGACCCGGCCAGGCTGCGACCCGGCGGCAGCGAGGTGGAGCGGCTCCTCTCCGACAACACCCGGGCCCGCGAGTGGGCCGGGTGGCAGCCCGAGGTCTCCCTGGAGGTCGGCCTGAAGCAGACCTCCCGCTGGGTCGAGGAAAACATCCACCTCTTCTCGCCCCACCGGTATCAGATCTGATCCCTTCACTGCGATCAAGCCCTACAGGGGGCCCGGGACGAGACAGGCGCGGGCCCCCTGTAAGGGAAGATCCGGCCGGCACATCGGGCTTCAGGGACCGGTGAACACATTCCGCCATGCGTCCTGATGTCCTGATCACCGGCCTCAACCGCGTGAGCCCGGAACTCGATGGCGACAGCTTCGGTGGCTGTGGAAAGGTGCTCACCACAGCCACCGGTGATGAAAACCGAGATGAACCACGACGACGCCCTCCAGCAACTCAGCCGCTTAGCGCGCGAGAGAGAACGCTCGGCCGGCATATCGGGTCCACCGCCTCATCCAGGCGGGGTTGGACGCACTGGTGGCCGGGGTCGAGAGCCCTCGCTCGCCATGCCAGCCGCCCTCTTGCGGCCGTGTAGCACCGTCAGTTGGCGTCACATCTCGGCTATCGCCCCAGTAGCCAGAGCCGGGACCGCGGCACCACCACGGCGCCGTGGGCGGGAT contains:
- a CDS encoding UDP-N-acetylglucosamine--N-acetylmuramyl-(pentapeptide) pyrophosphoryl-undecaprenol N-acetylglucosamine transferase; the encoded protein is MRTPLSVVIGAGGTGGHIYPGLALAEALRRTSPEAVISFVGTERGLETELIPRAGYRLHTVDMIPFDPSLGARRYLLPAALLRSGAQCRTVLRMQRAQVAVGMGGYPSAPVILGARMAGVPSVIHESNAVPGRANQFAARLTPNIAVAFDRSRAHLSGGEHADTVGMPIAAGLAVLDRAALREEARRAFAIPDGARVLLFNGGSLGAARLTEAAVGLASRWRHREDVHLLIKTGPAALEATRQRLSDAGAGQVARALAYLDRMDLAYAVADLVVCRAGSATVAELATVGVPAVLVPYPHAPGDHQTHNARVLSDAGAAHLLPDAETTADRLASLVEPLLAVPDRLAVMGRAADPGHHARAADLLAAKVIRLAQTAPSYDMEKPA
- a CDS encoding GDP-mannose 4,6-dehydratase, coding for MSINWNSRTVLVTGAEGFIGSTLVDMLVDRGATVRAMVHYKPYAEKGYLARYLGDPHSSVEIIAGDIGDAGRVMDAVAGCDTVFHLAALIGIPYSYDAPGAYVRTNIVGTENVAEACRRHSVRRLLHTSTSEVYGTALTAPISESHPLQPQSPYSASKIGADMMALSHWHAFELPVTVVRPFNTYGPRQSARAVIPTILAQLHSGATKIRLGSLTPTRDFTYVTDTAAGFLAMADCDRAIGTSVNLGTGREISIRDLASALIAASGRDAEVVVDPARLRPGGSEVERLLSDNTRAREWAGWQPEVSLEVGLKQTSRWVEENIHLFSPHRYQI